In Acidovorax sp. GBBC 1281, a single window of DNA contains:
- a CDS encoding sensor domain-containing protein: MCPTLDAPVLSQSGPTLQRILREQQTLLDSAGVGIVFIRQRQIVRCNQRYADIFGYETVEETIGLSSQALYPTPDAFRELGRNAYPVLARGDTYRTECQMRRCNGRLFWSSLAGRLINPDDTAEGSIWIIDDIDEQRHAQTQLHAVVQEKQALFDQAMVGIAFISNQRMTRCNQHFEQMLGYGPGELANAATRQWHFSDADWEDAKKRCYEPLLDGKIFVGEMTLRGKDGRAVVCEVRVKAIDPARPANGSVCIAMDVSEQRQAQAELARMHADLELQVHQRTRQLSETVENLHREINDRKHDQERIYWLAHYDPLTGLPNRTLLAERSHHAIRAASEGGTPLAVIFLDLDHFKHVNDSLGHRVGDALLVEIAKRLRAVVRDKDTVSRLGGDEFILLLPGANAHGAARVAGKLQEASRQHYQIGHHELTMAPSMGIALFPQDGADFDTLTQSADVAMYRAKLDGRNTYRFFTPEMQAQSVRALLLENALRRALERNQLHLHYQPQITIATGEIRSVEALLRWEHPDLGSISPAEFIPIAEDSGQILQIGEWVMQTALDQLQHWHTMGMDWLAMAVNLSALQFRQPQLPELVSRLLDSTSLRANRLELELTEGVAVDDPRSAIATMDQLHARGVRMSMDDFGTGYSSLSQLKRFQIYKLKIDQSFVRDLGNDSNDRAIVSAIIRMAQALGIRTTAEGVETSEQLSYLREQGCDEAQGYYFSKPLPAHQITALLQRQHATQ; the protein is encoded by the coding sequence ATGTGCCCCACGCTTGATGCGCCCGTGCTTTCTCAGTCCGGGCCGACTTTGCAACGCATCCTTCGCGAGCAGCAGACTTTGTTGGACAGCGCCGGCGTGGGCATCGTGTTCATCCGCCAACGGCAGATCGTTCGCTGCAACCAGCGCTATGCCGATATCTTTGGCTATGAAACGGTCGAAGAAACCATCGGGCTGAGCAGTCAGGCCCTGTATCCCACCCCCGACGCGTTCCGGGAACTGGGGCGCAATGCCTATCCGGTGCTCGCGCGCGGGGACACCTATCGCACGGAATGCCAGATGCGTCGCTGCAACGGCCGCTTGTTCTGGAGCAGCTTGGCCGGTCGACTGATCAACCCAGACGACACGGCGGAAGGATCCATCTGGATCATCGACGACATCGATGAGCAGCGGCATGCGCAAACCCAGCTCCATGCCGTGGTGCAGGAAAAGCAGGCCCTTTTCGACCAGGCCATGGTGGGCATCGCCTTCATCTCCAACCAACGCATGACGCGCTGCAACCAGCACTTCGAACAGATGCTGGGCTATGGTCCTGGAGAGCTGGCCAACGCAGCGACGCGGCAGTGGCATTTCAGCGACGCGGACTGGGAAGACGCAAAAAAGCGCTGCTATGAACCGCTGCTGGATGGCAAGATCTTCGTGGGCGAGATGACCTTGCGCGGCAAGGATGGCCGCGCCGTGGTGTGCGAGGTGCGTGTCAAGGCCATCGACCCCGCCCGTCCGGCCAATGGATCGGTTTGCATTGCCATGGATGTCAGCGAGCAGCGGCAGGCACAGGCAGAGCTGGCCCGGATGCACGCCGACCTGGAGCTTCAGGTGCACCAGCGTACCCGGCAGCTCAGCGAGACCGTGGAAAACCTGCACCGCGAGATCAACGATCGCAAGCACGACCAGGAACGCATCTATTGGCTGGCCCACTACGATCCCTTGACCGGCCTGCCGAACCGCACGCTCCTGGCTGAGCGCAGCCACCACGCGATCCGCGCCGCCAGCGAAGGGGGCACGCCGCTGGCCGTCATCTTCCTCGACCTCGATCACTTCAAGCACGTGAACGACTCGCTGGGCCATCGGGTGGGTGACGCGTTGCTGGTGGAAATCGCCAAAAGGCTGCGGGCCGTCGTCCGCGACAAGGACACCGTGTCGCGCTTAGGGGGCGACGAATTCATCCTGCTGCTGCCCGGGGCGAACGCGCATGGGGCGGCACGGGTCGCAGGCAAGCTGCAGGAGGCGTCGCGCCAGCACTACCAGATCGGGCACCACGAACTCACGATGGCACCTTCGATGGGCATCGCGCTGTTTCCACAGGACGGCGCGGATTTCGACACCCTGACCCAGTCCGCCGATGTGGCCATGTACCGGGCGAAGCTGGACGGCCGCAACACCTACCGCTTCTTCACCCCGGAAATGCAGGCCCAGTCGGTGCGCGCCCTCCTGCTGGAGAATGCCCTGCGCCGCGCTTTGGAGCGAAACCAGCTGCACCTGCACTACCAACCGCAGATCACCATCGCGACAGGGGAGATCCGCAGCGTAGAAGCGCTGCTCCGCTGGGAGCACCCCGACCTGGGCAGCATCTCCCCTGCGGAGTTCATCCCCATCGCAGAAGACAGCGGCCAGATCCTGCAGATCGGCGAGTGGGTCATGCAGACAGCCCTGGACCAGTTGCAGCACTGGCACACCATGGGCATGGACTGGCTGGCCATGGCGGTCAATCTATCGGCACTGCAGTTCAGGCAGCCGCAGTTGCCCGAACTGGTCAGCCGGCTCCTGGACAGCACCTCGCTGCGGGCCAACCGGCTGGAGCTCGAACTGACCGAAGGCGTCGCGGTGGACGACCCCCGTTCCGCCATTGCCACCATGGACCAGCTCCATGCCCGGGGCGTGCGCATGTCCATGGACGATTTCGGAACGGGATATTCTTCGCTGAGCCAACTCAAGCGCTTCCAAATCTACAAGCTCAAGATCGACCAGTCGTTCGTCCGAGACCTGGGCAACGACAGCAACGACCGGGCCATCGTCAGCGCCATCATTCGCATGGCCCAGGCACTGGGCATCCGGACCACGGCCGAGGGCGTGGAAACGAGCGAGCAGCTGTCATACCTGCGCGAGCAAGGGTGCGATGAAGCACAGGGCTATTACTTCAGCAAGCCTTTGCCCGCCCACCAGATCACCGCCCTGCTGCAGCGGCAGCATGCGACGCAATAG
- a CDS encoding GNAT family N-acetyltransferase, translating into MNELPIPTMPLCPDSLPRGSLHCPGHSGDVASRLSTEGGVEVAWARHLDEVREAQRLRFEVFASEMGARLNTSVAGHDVDLFDEYCEHLLVRDTVTRQVIGTYRVLTPAQARRVGGTYSDTEFDLTRLRTLRSRMVELGRSCVHPDYRHGGVILALWSALADFMVRNQLDTMIGCASIPMLHNGVVSGDAAASIWSQVQKSHLAPIEFHVRPRLPLPVDQLDGSLAIEPPALIKGYLRLGARVLGAPAWDPDFNSADLPMLMRIADLPSRYRKHFLGV; encoded by the coding sequence GTGAACGAACTACCCATCCCGACGATGCCCTTGTGTCCAGACTCATTGCCCAGGGGGTCACTTCATTGCCCTGGCCATTCGGGCGATGTGGCAAGCCGTTTGTCCACCGAGGGCGGCGTGGAAGTGGCTTGGGCGCGGCACCTCGACGAAGTCCGGGAAGCCCAGCGCCTGAGGTTCGAGGTGTTCGCGTCGGAGATGGGGGCGCGCCTCAATACCTCGGTGGCCGGCCATGACGTGGACCTTTTCGACGAATATTGCGAGCATCTGCTGGTTCGGGACACGGTCACGCGTCAGGTCATTGGCACCTACCGCGTACTCACTCCCGCTCAAGCGCGCCGGGTCGGCGGTACCTACAGCGATACCGAATTCGACCTGACGCGGCTGCGCACGCTCCGCTCTCGCATGGTCGAACTGGGGCGCAGCTGTGTCCATCCGGACTACCGGCACGGGGGCGTGATTCTGGCGCTTTGGAGCGCCCTGGCGGACTTCATGGTGCGCAATCAACTCGACACCATGATCGGTTGCGCCAGCATTCCCATGCTGCACAACGGGGTAGTGAGCGGCGATGCGGCTGCAAGCATCTGGAGCCAGGTGCAGAAGTCGCATCTGGCGCCCATCGAGTTCCATGTGCGCCCGCGGCTGCCACTGCCTGTAGACCAACTGGACGGGTCACTGGCGATCGAGCCGCCCGCCCTCATCAAGGGCTATTTGCGCTTGGGTGCGCGCGTTCTCGGTGCGCCGGCCTGGGACCCCGATTTCAACTCAGCCGATTTGCCGATGCTCATGCGCATTGCGGATTTGCCTTCGCGATACCGAAAGCACTTCCTCGGAGTGTGA
- the ppk1 gene encoding polyphosphate kinase 1, with product MPSPSEPLPESPLQSAVPTGEVEEANAPPLPEKSLNSDPDFLNRDHSILAFNERVFDWAARTDVPLLERLRYLCIVSSNLDEFFEVRAAAHLTAAQNGDTKGPYTVASFEELAAKAHDLVARQYALYNESLTPAFAAQNIHIVSHGDRTGAQRRWVNEYFDREVRPLLIPVGLDPSHPFPQVANKSLNFIVRLKGNDAFGRENEIAIVKVPRVLPRLIRMPAKVAVTGAQFVSLSSIVRAHLAELFTGREVTEFSQFRVTRHSDLAVDEDDVRNLRTALRQGLEHRHYGQAVRLEVSSSCSRFLSDFLQLQFALPDAALYRVHGPVNLVRLSQLVDLVNDPELLFPPWRSVWPRQIQSGSSLIEQIGRRDVLAHQPFESFDAVLAFLREAVNDPQVLAIKQTIYRTGADSELMELLREAVRRGKEVMAVVELKARFDEEANINWAEALESIGAQVVYGVVGLKTHAKMLLVTRREGRHLRRYGHLSTGNYNPRTARLYTDLSYFTADAEVTADMDAVFNHLASQNKLPKLRKLVLAPFHLQQHMLDMIERVGEAAAKGDDARIVAKMNALTDDVLMRALIKAGQQGARIDLIVRGACMLPAQRKGITDNIRVRSVIGRFLEHTRVFYFRAGKAEDLYLSSADWMNRNMLRRVELAWPITDKELRQRIIDECLVAYLQDDRDAWTLQPDGTYERAPHPVSGKGAQKALMDRYAAAAGRTMAHGGSSKA from the coding sequence ATGCCGTCGCCTTCAGAGCCCCTCCCCGAATCGCCTCTTCAATCTGCTGTGCCTACCGGGGAAGTCGAGGAGGCCAATGCGCCCCCTTTGCCAGAGAAATCGTTGAACTCCGATCCTGATTTTCTCAATCGCGACCACAGCATCCTTGCTTTCAACGAGCGGGTATTCGACTGGGCCGCGCGGACCGATGTGCCGCTGCTCGAGCGCCTGCGATACCTCTGCATCGTTTCTTCCAATCTCGATGAGTTTTTCGAGGTCCGTGCCGCTGCCCACCTGACAGCCGCCCAGAACGGCGATACCAAAGGCCCGTATACCGTCGCTTCGTTCGAGGAGTTGGCCGCCAAGGCCCATGACCTCGTCGCGCGGCAATATGCGCTGTACAACGAATCGCTCACCCCGGCCTTCGCGGCGCAGAACATCCACATCGTGTCGCACGGCGACCGTACCGGGGCGCAGAGACGCTGGGTGAATGAGTACTTCGACCGGGAAGTCCGGCCTTTGCTGATTCCGGTCGGCCTGGACCCTTCGCATCCGTTTCCACAGGTCGCCAACAAGTCACTGAACTTTATCGTGCGTTTGAAAGGCAACGATGCCTTCGGACGCGAGAACGAGATTGCCATCGTCAAGGTGCCTCGCGTTTTGCCGCGCCTGATACGCATGCCCGCCAAAGTGGCTGTGACGGGAGCGCAATTTGTCAGTCTGTCCAGCATTGTGCGGGCACACCTGGCGGAGCTCTTCACCGGGCGCGAAGTGACGGAGTTTTCCCAGTTCCGTGTCACGCGCCATTCCGATCTGGCCGTGGATGAAGACGATGTGCGCAACCTGCGAACGGCCCTGCGCCAGGGGCTGGAGCATCGCCACTATGGTCAAGCGGTGCGGCTGGAAGTGTCATCGAGCTGCTCGCGGTTCTTGTCCGATTTCCTGCAATTGCAGTTTGCCCTTCCCGATGCGGCGCTGTACCGCGTGCACGGCCCTGTGAATCTGGTGAGGCTTTCGCAGTTGGTGGACCTGGTGAACGATCCAGAACTGCTGTTTCCTCCATGGCGTTCGGTCTGGCCGCGTCAAATCCAGTCGGGAAGCTCGCTCATCGAACAGATCGGGCGGCGCGATGTGCTGGCCCACCAGCCTTTTGAGAGTTTCGACGCGGTGCTGGCCTTTCTGCGCGAGGCGGTGAACGACCCGCAGGTGCTTGCCATCAAGCAAACCATTTACCGCACGGGGGCCGATTCGGAGTTGATGGAGTTGCTGCGGGAGGCCGTCCGGCGCGGCAAGGAAGTCATGGCGGTGGTGGAACTGAAGGCGCGCTTCGACGAAGAGGCCAACATCAATTGGGCGGAAGCCCTGGAGTCCATCGGGGCGCAGGTCGTGTACGGTGTGGTGGGCCTGAAGACACATGCCAAGATGCTGCTGGTCACGCGCCGCGAAGGGCGGCATCTGCGCCGTTATGGCCATCTTTCCACGGGCAACTACAACCCGCGGACCGCCCGCCTATACACCGATCTGAGCTATTTCACGGCCGATGCCGAAGTCACCGCCGACATGGATGCGGTGTTCAATCATCTGGCAAGCCAGAACAAGCTGCCCAAATTGCGCAAGCTGGTGCTCGCGCCTTTCCATTTGCAGCAGCACATGCTGGACATGATCGAGCGGGTGGGAGAGGCCGCGGCCAAGGGCGACGATGCCCGCATCGTGGCCAAGATGAATGCCCTGACGGACGATGTGCTGATGCGCGCGCTCATCAAGGCGGGGCAGCAAGGTGCGCGCATCGATCTCATCGTGCGGGGTGCCTGCATGCTGCCGGCGCAGCGCAAGGGCATCACGGACAACATTCGGGTGCGCTCGGTCATCGGACGTTTTCTGGAGCACACCCGGGTGTTCTATTTCCGGGCGGGCAAGGCAGAGGATCTGTATCTGTCCAGCGCAGACTGGATGAACCGCAACATGCTACGGCGTGTCGAACTGGCCTGGCCCATTACGGACAAGGAACTGCGGCAGCGCATCATCGATGAATGTCTGGTGGCTTACCTGCAGGACGATCGGGATGCCTGGACTCTGCAGCCCGATGGTACGTATGAGCGCGCGCCGCATCCCGTGTCTGGCAAAGGTGCGCAAAAAGCGCTGATGGACCGCTATGCTGCGGCGGCAGGCCGAACAATGGCCCACGGCGGCAGCTCCAAGGCATGA
- a CDS encoding SixA phosphatase family protein, translated as MMDLILWRHAEAEELREGEDDLDRPLTARGEKQAARMAAWLDRQLPDGLRVLSSPARRTEATAKALGRKYKLRAELLPGGTPQELLELAQWPKSRGAVLVVGHQPVLGQAVASLLALQAPECAIRKGAVWWLRQRQRPETTETILLAVQSPDFL; from the coding sequence ATGATGGACCTGATCCTCTGGCGCCATGCGGAGGCTGAAGAGCTTCGTGAGGGAGAAGACGATCTGGATCGTCCTTTGACCGCGCGCGGAGAGAAACAAGCTGCGCGCATGGCGGCTTGGCTGGATCGGCAACTGCCAGATGGGTTGCGCGTGCTGTCCAGCCCCGCACGTCGCACCGAGGCTACCGCGAAGGCCCTGGGGCGCAAGTACAAACTGCGCGCCGAGCTGCTGCCTGGTGGCACCCCGCAGGAACTGCTTGAACTGGCGCAATGGCCGAAGTCCCGCGGTGCCGTGTTGGTGGTGGGGCATCAGCCAGTGTTGGGTCAAGCCGTGGCAAGCCTTTTAGCCTTGCAGGCGCCGGAATGCGCCATCCGCAAAGGGGCGGTGTGGTGGCTGCGTCAGCGGCAACGGCCGGAAACCACGGAAACCATCCTGCTGGCGGTGCAGTCCCCGGATTTTCTCTGA
- a CDS encoding Ppx/GppA phosphatase family protein → MHDGTLLAAVDLGSNSFRLEIGRFEHGHIQRVEYLKETVRQGNGLDEDRNLTPEAMQRGWDCLARFAERLTAFEPHHVRAVATQTLREARNREVFLQRGSDILGHRIEVVSGPEEARLIYQGVARLLPQSDERRLVVDIGGRSTELILGQQFSARAVASYRVGSVAWSSRYFPEGIFTPQAFRTAEIAAQAVLDEALNVYRPDTWDVAYGSSGTVGAVGDVLAAASHPSGLVTRQGLDWLQEQLLRVRSADRLRMEGLKEERRSVIGGGLSVLRAIFELLQIDQMQVAQGALRQGALYDLLDRELPETDLRSSTVRGLMHRFAVDIEHAERVAKTACSLFTQACRKNCERAERKLAWAAQLHEVGCRISHSEYHHHGAYILDHTDAAGFAVWELHRLGLLVKGHRGKVRKLEADLDDPDLALQLVSLRIAVALCHARRTPDMQGLSLSQQGNRFALSTRPGWSAAYPQSAHLLREESTAWIKTPWEFAAELQ, encoded by the coding sequence ATGCACGACGGAACACTGCTTGCCGCTGTGGATCTCGGATCCAACAGCTTTCGCCTGGAAATCGGGCGTTTCGAACACGGCCATATCCAGCGTGTGGAATACCTCAAGGAAACGGTTCGTCAGGGCAATGGCCTGGATGAAGACCGCAACCTGACCCCCGAGGCCATGCAGCGTGGTTGGGACTGCCTTGCCCGCTTTGCCGAACGCCTGACCGCCTTCGAACCCCATCACGTCCGTGCCGTCGCCACGCAGACCCTGCGCGAAGCGCGCAATCGCGAGGTGTTTCTCCAACGCGGCAGCGACATCCTGGGTCACCGGATCGAAGTGGTCTCGGGCCCCGAAGAAGCCCGCCTGATCTATCAAGGGGTTGCGCGGCTGCTTCCACAGTCCGACGAGCGTCGGCTGGTCGTGGACATTGGCGGAAGATCCACCGAACTGATCCTGGGACAGCAATTTTCGGCGCGTGCCGTCGCGTCCTATCGGGTGGGCAGCGTGGCCTGGTCCAGCCGGTATTTTCCAGAAGGCATCTTCACGCCCCAGGCATTCCGAACGGCCGAGATCGCGGCCCAGGCCGTGTTGGACGAGGCACTCAACGTCTACCGGCCAGACACCTGGGACGTGGCTTACGGGTCCTCCGGCACGGTCGGGGCAGTGGGGGATGTACTGGCCGCAGCAAGCCATCCCAGTGGACTCGTCACGCGTCAAGGGCTGGATTGGCTGCAGGAGCAGTTGCTGCGTGTCCGATCGGCAGACCGCCTGCGCATGGAGGGGCTCAAGGAAGAACGCCGCAGCGTGATCGGCGGCGGACTCAGCGTGCTGCGTGCCATTTTCGAGTTGTTGCAGATCGATCAGATGCAGGTGGCTCAAGGGGCATTGCGCCAAGGGGCCCTGTACGATCTGCTCGACCGTGAACTGCCGGAAACGGACTTGCGCTCTTCCACGGTGCGGGGATTGATGCACCGGTTCGCGGTGGACATCGAGCACGCGGAGCGGGTCGCAAAGACGGCCTGTTCGTTGTTCACACAGGCGTGCCGCAAAAACTGCGAACGCGCCGAGCGAAAACTGGCGTGGGCCGCGCAGTTGCACGAAGTGGGCTGCCGCATTTCGCACAGCGAGTACCACCACCATGGCGCGTACATCCTGGACCATACCGATGCTGCCGGCTTTGCGGTATGGGAACTGCACCGGCTGGGCCTGCTGGTGAAAGGCCATCGGGGGAAGGTCCGCAAGCTCGAAGCCGACCTTGACGATCCCGACCTGGCGCTGCAGCTGGTCTCCCTGCGGATCGCCGTGGCGCTGTGCCACGCCCGCCGCACGCCCGACATGCAAGGGTTGTCGCTTTCCCAGCAAGGCAATCGATTCGCTTTGTCCACACGCCCCGGATGGTCGGCCGCGTATCCGCAGTCCGCTCATCTTCTCCGCGAAGAGAGCACGGCATGGATCAAAACGCCTTGGGAGTTCGCAGCAGAGCTGCAGTGA
- a CDS encoding fasciclin domain-containing protein: protein MYRRYVFPFLLAALTAATLSACATGPSASSPIPATLAATPSISTFRTLATQAGLADTLAANGPYTVFAPSDEAFKAVPAKTMAELQADKSKLQAVLNYHIVPKRLTAADIQPGSAKTLQGSEITFSRAGTFVTVEDAMVVQADISASNGVVHVVDRVLMPPAKK from the coding sequence ATGTACCGCCGCTACGTCTTTCCTTTTCTGCTTGCTGCCCTGACTGCCGCGACGCTGAGCGCTTGTGCCACGGGCCCCAGCGCCTCCAGCCCCATTCCCGCCACACTGGCGGCAACCCCCTCCATCAGCACATTCCGCACGCTGGCCACGCAAGCCGGTCTGGCGGATACGCTGGCTGCCAACGGCCCTTACACGGTCTTCGCCCCTTCCGATGAAGCATTCAAGGCTGTGCCAGCCAAGACGATGGCAGAACTCCAGGCCGATAAATCCAAGCTCCAGGCCGTCTTGAACTACCACATCGTTCCCAAGCGACTGACTGCGGCCGACATCCAGCCTGGCTCGGCGAAAACCCTGCAAGGCAGCGAAATCACCTTTTCGCGCGCCGGCACCTTCGTGACCGTGGAAGATGCGATGGTCGTTCAAGCCGACATTTCCGCCAGCAATGGGGTGGTGCACGTGGTCGACCGCGTGCTGATGCCACCGGCCAAAAAGTAA
- the pstS gene encoding phosphate ABC transporter substrate-binding protein PstS — protein sequence MKLSVIRILVSGVVAAGAFSSAWAQQEATGAGASFPAPLYSKWAADYNKATGVKINYQSVGSGAGLRQIEAKTVDFGASDAPLKDDELAKKGLLQFPTVIGGVVPVVNIKGISPGQIKLSGQVLGDIYLGKVTNWNDAAIKALNPGVNLPDAAIAPVRRADGSGTSFIFTNYLSKVNAEWKSKVGEGTAVNWPTGAGGKGNEGVAAFVGRLPNSIGYVEYAYVKQNKLNYVQLQNADGAFVSPEDSAFKAAAAGADWAKSFYQILTNQPGKDAWPITGATFILMHKTQDKPTQATTSLKFFEWAYKSGDKTAADLDYVPMPDSVKNVIIKSWGDIKDTSGKAVSLK from the coding sequence ATGAAACTGTCTGTGATTCGGATTCTGGTGTCTGGTGTGGTCGCGGCCGGCGCTTTTTCCAGCGCTTGGGCCCAGCAGGAAGCCACGGGTGCTGGCGCGAGTTTCCCCGCACCGCTGTATTCCAAGTGGGCTGCCGACTACAACAAGGCCACCGGCGTCAAGATCAACTACCAGTCGGTGGGCTCGGGTGCCGGTCTGCGCCAGATCGAAGCCAAGACGGTGGACTTCGGTGCGTCCGACGCTCCCCTCAAGGATGACGAACTGGCCAAGAAGGGCCTGCTGCAGTTCCCCACCGTGATCGGTGGCGTGGTTCCCGTGGTGAACATCAAGGGCATCTCGCCCGGCCAGATCAAGCTGAGCGGGCAAGTGCTGGGCGATATCTACCTGGGCAAGGTCACGAACTGGAACGATGCGGCCATCAAGGCGCTGAACCCCGGCGTGAACCTTCCGGACGCCGCCATTGCTCCCGTTCGCCGTGCGGACGGCTCGGGCACCAGCTTCATTTTCACGAACTACCTGTCCAAGGTGAATGCCGAATGGAAGTCCAAGGTGGGTGAGGGCACCGCCGTGAACTGGCCCACCGGCGCCGGCGGCAAGGGCAACGAAGGCGTTGCCGCTTTCGTGGGTCGTCTGCCGAACTCCATCGGCTATGTGGAATACGCCTATGTGAAGCAGAACAAGCTGAACTACGTGCAGCTGCAGAATGCGGACGGCGCTTTCGTGTCGCCGGAAGACAGCGCCTTCAAGGCCGCCGCTGCCGGTGCCGACTGGGCCAAGAGCTTCTATCAGATCCTCACCAACCAGCCAGGCAAGGATGCATGGCCAATCACGGGTGCCACCTTCATCCTGATGCACAAGACGCAGGACAAGCCCACGCAGGCAACCACCTCGCTCAAGTTCTTCGAGTGGGCCTACAAGTCGGGTGACAAGACGGCGGCGGACCTGGACTACGTGCCCATGCCCGATTCCGTGAAAAACGTCATCATCAAGTCGTGGGGTGACATCAAGGACACTTCCGGCAAAGCCGTTTCGCTGAAGTGA